The segment CGGGCGCCCCCTGACGTTGTCGGTATCCGCCGGGCCCCTGCGGTCGCAGAATGGCCACGCCATCCTCACCTTCCGCGACGTCTCCGAGCGCCGCGAGCTGGAGAGCGAGCTGCGCCAGACCAAGGAGTTTCTCGAGCGGCTCATTCACGCCACCTCCGATGGCATCGTCGCCGCCGACCTGCAGGGAACGCTCCTCCTGTTCAACAAGGGCGCGGAGCGGATGACGGGCTTCCCCGCCGGGGCGCTGGTGGGGAAGTCGAACATCCGCGAGCTCTATCCGCCGGGGTTGGCGGAAGAGATGATGCGCCGGCTTCGGGAGGCGCGGGCGGCAGGCGAGGAGTTCGGTCGCGTGCGCTGCGAGATCGTCGCCCGCAGCGGCGAAGTGATCCCCGTCGACTTGTCCGCAGCCATCGTCACCGAGGACGGCCGCGATACCGCCACCGTCGGCGTGTTCCGCGATCTGAGAGAGGAGCTGCGGCGCGAGTCGGAGCTGCGCAAGACGCGCGAGCGGCTGGAGGAGGCCGAAAAGGCGGCGGTCGTTTCAGAGCTCGCCGGCGCCGCTGCGCACGAGCTCAACCAGCCGCTCACGAGCGTCCTCGGATTTTCCGAGCTGCTGTTCCGGCGCACGCGCGAGCACGAAAAAGGCCGGGAAGAGCTGGCTGCCATCCTCCGCGAAGCGGAGCGGATGGCGCAGATCGTGAAAAAGATCGGCAGGATTACGCGGTACGAAACCACCGCCTACGTGGGAAAGACGCGGATCGTCGATCTCGATCGGGCGTCGAATCCGCCAGCGGTCGTCATCCGCGACAAGCCGTAGGTGCGTCGTC is part of the Deltaproteobacteria bacterium genome and harbors:
- a CDS encoding PAS domain S-box protein, whose protein sequence is MIGPAAQALAAQMVAAGFDLADGGAAVVDVEGAQEAIADVRHRYAPVVGVLSGDAPLSAGASALDALVRLPYGATDLPPLLRTLIRAADDRGELSQLRRYEDFFSHINDGMAVLDEQGRVLTVNPAGCSILGLHGEEARGLPLPELVAKESAMEATLLWRELAGGGRVLSADLRVQTRDGRPLTLSVSAGPLRSQNGHAILTFRDVSERRELESELRQTKEFLERLIHATSDGIVAADLQGTLLLFNKGAERMTGFPAGALVGKSNIRELYPPGLAEEMMRRLREARAAGEEFGRVRCEIVARSGEVIPVDLSAAIVTEDGRDTATVGVFRDLREELRRESELRKTRERLEEAEKAAVVSELAGAAAHELNQPLTSVLGFSELLFRRTREHEKGREELAAILREAERMAQIVKKIGRITRYETTAYVGKTRIVDLDRASNPPAVVIRDKP